In one window of Henckelia pumila isolate YLH828 chromosome 1, ASM3356847v2, whole genome shotgun sequence DNA:
- the LOC140866208 gene encoding uncharacterized protein — protein sequence MASHMGNQNRPRNDPFSNSYNPGWRQHPNFSWSGQNNKPYGNKNYGRQPQEEKSSLEHMMQKFISSTETRMQNQDSSIKNLENLIGHLAKTISSRDQGTLPSDTEKNPKEQVKAIELRSGKTVELAPQIEKEPELAASEKISGKSSIPTLSPTSQAKIVVPPPFPVALKKEKLDSQFGKFLEVFKKLNINIPFADTLMQMPSYAKFLKEILSNKRKLEEHAMISLTENCSALVQNKIPLKKKDPGSFSIPCVINDIQFHKALCDLGANINLMPYSVFRKLSLGEPKSTRMSLQLADRSIKYPRGIIEDVLVKVDKFIFPVDFVVLDMEEDLDMPLILGRPFLETGKTLIDVQKGELLLRVGEEKISFDVFNALKFSQNNEECFQLDVVNSLLFDYVQDTFQEPLEAALISEHVEDLSDRVEEMTAYLNDNQSWRRGGKLRLEDLGDRKDLILQKPSLEEPPTVELKPLPM from the coding sequence ATGGCAAGTCACATGGGAAATCAAAATCGCCCAAGGAATGACCCATTCTCGAATTCCTATAATCCAGGGTGGAGACAGCATCCAAATTTCTCGTGGAGTGGACAGAACAATAAACCATATGGGAATAAAAACTACGGCAGACAGCCTCAAGAGGAAAAATCGAGCTTGGAGCATATGATGcaaaaattcatatcatctacTGAAACCCGCATGCAGAATCAAGATTCCTCAATAAAGAATCTGGAGAATTTGATAGGGCATTTGGCCAAAACAATTTCCAGCAGAGATCAGGGTACCTTGCCGAGTGACACGGAGAAGAATCCGAAGGAGCAGGTAAAAGCAATTGAACTGAGGAGTGGAAAGACAGTAGAGCTTGCACCACAGATCGAGAAAGAGCCAGAATTGGCGGCATCAGAAAAAATTTCAGGTAAGTCATCTATCCCAACACTTTCACCCACTTCACAAGCAAAAATTGTTGTGCCACCACCTTTTCCTGTAGCTCTGAAGAAGGAAAAACTAGATTCTCAGTTTGGCAAATTCCTGGAAGTattcaagaaattgaatatTAATATTCCCTTCGCTGATACACTGATGCAAATGCCAAGCTATGCAAAGTTCTTGAAGGAGATCCTCTCCAACAAGAGGAAACTGGAGGAGCATGCAATGATTAGTCTGACTGAGAATTGCTCAGCACTAGTGCAAAATAAAATCCCATTAAAGaaaaaagatccagggagtttctctatcccttgTGTGATTAATGATATTCAATTTCATAAAGCTTTATGTGATTTGGGTGCTAATATAAATCTAATGCCTTACTCTGTGTTTAGGAAATTGAGCTTGGGAGAACCAAAGTCCACCAGAATGTCGTTACAACTGGCGGACAGGTCCATCAAATATCCACGGGGGATAATCGAGGACGTGCTTGTAAAAGTggacaaattcatcttccccgTGGACTTCGTGGTGctagatatggaagaggatttgGACATGCCACTCATCTTGGGTAGACCTTTCCTGGAAACAGGAAAGACACTAATAGATGTCCAGAAGGGAGAGTTACTGTTGAGAGTGGGAGAAGAGAAAATTTCGTTTGACGTTTTTaatgctttaaaattttctcagaaTAATGAAGAATGTTTTCAACTGGATGTAGTGAACTCactgttatttgattatgtgcAGGATACTTTTCAGGAACCATTAGAAGCTGCACTTATATCTGAGCATGTGGAAGATCTCAGTGACAGAGTTGAAGAGATGACTGCATATTTGAATGACAACCAGTCATGGAGAAGAGGTGGAAAGCTTAGACTTGAAGACCTTGGTGACCGGAAGGATTTAATCCTCCAGAAACCAAGCCTTGAGGAACCACCTACTGTGGAATTGAAACCATTACctatgtga